From Methanosarcina lacustris Z-7289, one genomic window encodes:
- a CDS encoding ArsR/SmtB family transcription factor has product MKEKCERVKPEQIKNLLQKVPAAENITRMSAVFQALQSDTRLKILFLLRQKEMCVCELEQALEVTQSAISHGLRTLRQLDLVRVRREGKFTVYYIADEHVRTLIEMCLEHVEEKT; this is encoded by the coding sequence ATGAAAGAGAAGTGCGAGAGAGTTAAACCGGAGCAGATAAAAAACCTGCTGCAGAAGGTCCCTGCTGCAGAAAATATTACACGGATGTCTGCAGTCTTTCAGGCGCTTCAATCAGATACCCGCCTGAAAATCCTTTTTTTGCTCAGGCAGAAAGAGATGTGCGTCTGTGAACTCGAGCAGGCTCTTGAAGTCACGCAGTCTGCGATCTCTCACGGACTTCGAACCCTCAGGCAGCTTGACCTTGTAAGAGTCAGGCGGGAAGGAAAATTTACAGTTTACTACATCGCAGACGAACATGTACGCACACTTATCGAGATGTGCCTTGAACATGTGGAGGAAAAAACATGA
- a CDS encoding SO_0444 family Cu/Zn efflux transporter, with amino-acid sequence MSLEFLSFIPFLLSGILLASWKIFVEAAPYLIFGFGVAGILNVAVPDQKIVEYLGTSAGKVRSVINASLAGLPLPLCSCGVIPAAMSIRKRGATRGATLSFLISTPQTGVDSIAITYALLDPLMTIFRPIATLVTALLAGLADNLLIGEETEQKGSKKQGSEKQGSEKQETSGKKAEILAVSTLVGVSAAEKRCKPSSCSSPSCSSPSCSSPSGSSPEVSGTGKTEYPALNTASSKTMPLELKPGSGKGVLPLTPSSATQVPEEKTSSCGCGHCEQEKQESLSDGIIKSSVKEQFLEGLKYAYIELPGEIAKWMLIGILLAGIISYAVPETLIQEYLGGGFGSMLVMLVVGIPLYICATASTPLAASLVAKGMSPGTAFVFLLAGPATNAATITMVVRFLGKRSAALYLGVISLCALGAGILLDWLYLKLGVSATATLGSAGELLPEGIKIGFAVFLLPLMLYGIFRRSQGCDCNECH; translated from the coding sequence ATGAGCCTTGAATTCCTCAGCTTCATCCCTTTCCTGCTTTCGGGGATCCTTCTCGCGTCCTGGAAAATCTTTGTGGAAGCTGCCCCTTACCTTATTTTCGGCTTCGGCGTTGCAGGTATCCTCAATGTAGCTGTTCCGGACCAGAAAATTGTGGAATACCTTGGAACATCCGCAGGAAAAGTCCGCTCCGTTATCAACGCTTCCCTGGCAGGCCTTCCCCTTCCCCTGTGTTCCTGCGGAGTGATCCCCGCAGCCATGTCTATAAGGAAAAGGGGGGCAACCAGAGGCGCAACTCTGTCCTTCCTGATCTCGACCCCCCAGACCGGAGTGGACTCTATAGCAATCACCTACGCTCTCCTTGACCCCCTGATGACTATTTTTCGCCCAATTGCAACCCTTGTAACTGCACTTCTTGCAGGGCTTGCAGACAACCTGCTGATAGGGGAAGAAACAGAACAAAAAGGAAGCAAAAAACAGGGAAGCGAAAAACAGGGAAGCGAAAAACAGGAAACATCCGGGAAAAAAGCAGAAATCCTTGCAGTTTCGACCCTTGTGGGAGTATCGGCAGCCGAAAAAAGATGCAAACCCTCTTCCTGTAGCTCCCCTTCCTGTAGCTCCCCTTCCTGTAGCTCCCCTTCCGGCAGCTCCCCTGAAGTTTCCGGAACAGGAAAAACGGAATATCCTGCCCTGAATACGGCGTCCTCAAAAACCATGCCCCTGGAATTGAAGCCCGGATCCGGAAAAGGAGTCCTGCCACTCACACCCTCCTCAGCAACGCAGGTGCCTGAAGAAAAAACCTCCTCGTGTGGCTGCGGGCACTGTGAACAGGAAAAACAGGAATCATTGTCAGATGGAATAATCAAAAGCTCCGTAAAAGAGCAGTTCCTGGAAGGGCTGAAATATGCCTACATAGAACTTCCCGGAGAAATCGCGAAGTGGATGCTGATTGGGATCCTGCTAGCAGGGATAATTTCCTACGCTGTTCCTGAAACCCTGATCCAGGAATACCTGGGAGGAGGGTTCGGGTCAATGCTGGTCATGCTTGTAGTGGGCATTCCACTTTATATCTGCGCTACAGCTTCGACTCCTCTTGCCGCAAGCCTTGTTGCCAAAGGAATGAGCCCTGGTACAGCTTTTGTTTTCCTTCTTGCAGGTCCCGCAACCAATGCGGCAACCATAACCATGGTCGTCCGGTTCCTTGGAAAGCGTTCCGCAGCCCTCTACCTTGGAGTGATCTCCCTGTGCGCCCTTGGAGCAGGAATCCTTCTTGACTGGCTTTACCTCAAGCTGGGAGTAAGTGCGACTGCAACCCTGGGAAGCGCAGGAGAACTGCTTCCTGAAGGCATTAAGATCGGTTTTGCGGTATTTCTGCTTCCTCTGATGCTATACGGAATATTCCGCAGGAGTCAGGGGTGCGACTGTAATGAATGCCATTAA
- a CDS encoding PspC domain-containing protein, with translation MQENSESKEKKDREESVLETPEKPETDFGTESGTKSGKGSEEKTEEEPEKENREDKSTPYTMERRLTRSKTKHMLFGVCGGLGEYFGIDPTLVRLAFVLLTLANGIGLVIYIILAIIMPSGKSVEMPDPHENRAQSTWESPRQPGERGNEHTDRNRLLGALLLIVGIYLLLDRLSIFRMFWWFDELFLPALLILGGGWLLLKHRK, from the coding sequence ATGCAGGAAAATTCCGAATCGAAAGAAAAAAAGGATAGAGAAGAAAGTGTTCTCGAAACTCCGGAGAAACCCGAAACTGATTTTGGAACGGAATCCGGGACAAAATCCGGAAAAGGATCTGAAGAAAAAACCGAAGAAGAACCTGAAAAAGAAAACAGAGAAGATAAAAGCACTCCCTACACCATGGAGCGGCGGCTGACCAGGAGCAAGACCAAACACATGCTCTTTGGGGTCTGCGGGGGATTAGGGGAGTACTTCGGGATAGACCCAACCCTCGTCAGGCTTGCTTTTGTATTGTTGACCCTGGCAAACGGGATAGGGCTGGTTATCTACATTATTCTGGCCATAATCATGCCCTCGGGAAAGAGTGTTGAGATGCCCGATCCACACGAGAACAGGGCACAGAGCACATGGGAAAGCCCCAGGCAGCCAGGAGAAAGAGGAAATGAACATACCGACCGTAACAGGTTACTGGGAGCACTGCTGCTCATTGTGGGCATCTACCTCCTGCTTGACAGGTTGAGTATATTTAGGATGTTCTGGTGGTTCGACGAACTGTTCCTGCCCGCACTCCTTATCCTGGGAGGGGGCTGGTTGCTGCTCAAACACCGGAAGTGA
- the ilvE gene encoding branched-chain-amino-acid transaminase, which yields MSELLIYLDGKFVPKSEAKVSVYDHGFLYGDGVFEGIRAYNGRVFKLKEHVARLYDSAKAIAMDIPITREEMGEIILETLRKNNLKDAYIRPIVSRGIGDLGLDPRKCEKPTIVVIAQGWGAMYGNLYEVGLTGVSVCVRRNAPDALSPNIKSLNYLNNILAKIEANEKGGDEAIFLDQNGFVCEGSGDNIFIVKNNQVFTPHTISNLKGITRATAIELLDEMKYKVIESNLGLFDLYTADEIFVTGTAAESAPVTKLDGRLIGTGKPGPLTMKMVDAFDKITKSTGTPIYK from the coding sequence ATGAGTGAGTTACTGATTTATTTAGACGGGAAATTTGTCCCGAAGTCCGAAGCTAAAGTTTCGGTCTATGACCACGGATTCCTCTACGGCGATGGTGTGTTCGAAGGCATAAGGGCATATAACGGACGTGTTTTTAAGTTAAAGGAACACGTTGCCAGGCTTTATGACTCAGCAAAAGCAATCGCAATGGACATCCCCATCACAAGAGAAGAAATGGGCGAGATAATCCTTGAGACCCTCAGGAAAAACAACCTCAAAGATGCTTACATCCGCCCCATCGTCTCAAGAGGAATCGGCGACCTCGGGCTTGACCCACGCAAATGCGAAAAGCCAACTATCGTTGTTATCGCCCAGGGCTGGGGAGCCATGTACGGCAACCTTTACGAAGTTGGGCTCACAGGAGTTAGCGTCTGTGTCCGTAGAAATGCCCCGGATGCCCTGTCTCCTAACATCAAGTCCCTGAACTATCTCAACAACATCCTCGCAAAGATTGAAGCCAACGAAAAAGGAGGAGATGAAGCAATCTTCCTGGACCAGAACGGCTTTGTGTGCGAAGGCTCGGGAGACAACATATTTATCGTCAAAAACAACCAGGTCTTTACCCCACACACAATAAGCAACTTAAAAGGCATCACAAGAGCCACAGCTATCGAGCTTCTGGACGAGATGAAATACAAAGTCATCGAATCAAATCTCGGCCTGTTTGACCTCTACACAGCAGATGAAATCTTCGTCACCGGAACTGCAGCCGAATCTGCCCCAGTTACCAAACTTGACGGAAGACTCATAGGTACAGGCAAACCCGGACCTCTTACAATGAAAATGGTTGACGCCTTTGATAAAATAACCAAGAGCACGGGCACACCTATATATAAATAA
- a CDS encoding molybdopterin biosynthesis protein, translating into MKRKEYRELVSVGEARRIINSLQVRPEKESSALENARGKILAEDIVTKINVPPFPRATMDGYAVRAEDTYACSETEPVKLRLLGNIPAGSDAKFTISTGEAVEIATGAPIPEGADAVVMVEYTSEENGAVFISRPVNGGENIMKAGSDILKGERVLRRGRKLGTREIGVLASIGKKEVPVLRLPVGIISTGDELTNPGETLGLGKVYDANSYTLYAGVQECGAFPLLYGIVRDNESVMGKALETAVSECALILTSGSTSSGAGDVMYRLIDEAGETLAHGINIKPGKPVIIGIIKDVPIIGLPGNPTSALMIFNEFVAPLLRKSLGAEAGIRKTEDGIMGTDLRSEGRQQLLPVGMVRGRVYPADRGSGAITSLSGADGFIEILPETEFIEAGTPVEVTLFGEVEKPDILIAGGFCPGLDVLEDLTGLRFRTLYTGSSGGFSAISAGTADIVGVNMPSRHPEGQYRTLPKEIRYNIPTVEAMGLSGAVLVKGYRREVGLLVGQDSPISGLEDLPGKRLINRNRGSGTRALLEIKIEELAGKRGISKKEFTNSIPGYVSGAKSEVAVCEAVLSGKADAGVGLRNCAERNSLKFVKFAEEEYDFLVRKEVLDTPEIRKFLQTLSSTEFASKLPAGLQVYERTGEII; encoded by the coding sequence ATGAAACGCAAAGAATATCGGGAACTTGTCTCTGTGGGGGAGGCCCGGAGAATAATAAACAGCCTTCAGGTCCGTCCTGAAAAAGAAAGCTCAGCTCTTGAAAATGCCCGCGGGAAAATCCTTGCAGAGGACATTGTTACCAAAATAAATGTCCCTCCTTTTCCGAGAGCAACAATGGACGGCTATGCGGTCCGGGCGGAAGACACGTATGCCTGCAGTGAAACAGAGCCTGTAAAGCTAAGGTTACTTGGAAATATCCCCGCAGGCTCGGATGCAAAGTTCACAATATCGACAGGGGAAGCTGTGGAAATTGCTACAGGAGCCCCGATTCCCGAAGGGGCTGATGCTGTGGTTATGGTTGAATACACCTCTGAAGAAAACGGGGCTGTATTCATATCCAGACCTGTAAACGGAGGAGAAAACATCATGAAAGCAGGCTCTGATATCCTGAAAGGGGAAAGAGTGCTGCGCAGGGGAAGGAAACTGGGCACGAGAGAAATCGGAGTCCTGGCTTCCATAGGAAAAAAAGAAGTTCCCGTACTCAGGTTGCCTGTTGGAATAATTTCGACTGGGGACGAACTCACCAATCCGGGAGAAACACTGGGTTTGGGGAAGGTATATGACGCAAACTCTTACACATTGTACGCAGGGGTTCAAGAATGCGGAGCTTTCCCCCTGCTTTACGGGATTGTAAGGGACAATGAGAGTGTGATGGGAAAAGCACTTGAAACTGCGGTTTCGGAGTGTGCCCTTATCCTGACTTCGGGCAGCACGTCATCCGGGGCAGGGGATGTGATGTACCGGTTAATAGACGAAGCAGGAGAGACCCTTGCCCACGGGATCAACATAAAACCTGGAAAACCTGTAATCATCGGCATCATAAAAGATGTCCCGATTATAGGGCTTCCCGGGAACCCTACATCTGCTTTAATGATCTTTAATGAATTTGTGGCACCCCTTCTTAGAAAATCCCTTGGAGCAGAGGCTGGAATAAGAAAAACGGAAGACGGAATTATGGGTACGGACCTCCGTTCCGAAGGGAGGCAGCAGCTCCTTCCCGTAGGCATGGTGAGAGGACGGGTTTATCCTGCAGACAGGGGTTCAGGTGCCATAACATCGCTTTCCGGAGCAGATGGTTTTATAGAAATCCTGCCAGAGACAGAGTTTATAGAAGCAGGAACTCCAGTAGAAGTGACCCTTTTTGGAGAAGTTGAAAAGCCGGATATACTCATAGCAGGCGGGTTCTGCCCCGGGCTTGATGTTCTGGAAGACCTTACCGGACTCAGGTTCAGAACACTTTACACCGGCTCAAGCGGCGGTTTCAGTGCAATTTCCGCAGGTACGGCAGATATCGTAGGCGTGAACATGCCCTCCAGGCATCCGGAAGGACAGTACAGGACCCTTCCGAAAGAAATCCGGTACAATATCCCCACAGTAGAGGCAATGGGGCTTTCCGGAGCTGTGCTTGTTAAAGGGTATAGGCGAGAAGTGGGGCTCCTTGTCGGGCAGGACAGCCCGATTTCCGGACTTGAAGACCTGCCAGGAAAACGCCTTATTAACCGAAACAGGGGTTCGGGCACAAGGGCTCTTCTTGAGATAAAGATAGAGGAGCTGGCAGGGAAAAGAGGAATAAGCAAAAAAGAGTTTACGAACTCAATACCAGGATACGTTTCCGGAGCGAAGTCCGAAGTTGCAGTCTGCGAGGCTGTACTTTCAGGAAAGGCTGATGCCGGAGTGGGCTTAAGGAACTGTGCAGAAAGAAACAGCCTGAAATTCGTAAAATTTGCAGAAGAAGAATATGATTTTCTGGTCAGGAAAGAGGTGCTGGACACTCCTGAAATCAGAAAATTCCTGCAAACCCTTAGCTCCACAGAATTTGCCTCAAAGCTTCCGGCAGGGCTGCAGGTATATGAGAGAACTGGAGAAATTATTTAG
- a CDS encoding OBG GTPase family GTP-binding protein codes for MSSIQEQIQEVEDEIRKTSYNKATSHHIGRLKAKMARMRDEIEKKASSKGGGDGYSVKKSGDGTVTLVGFPSVGKSTLLNKITGAKSEVAAYEFTTVTVVPGVLEHKGATIQFLDVPGLVKGASSGRGRGKEVISVIRNSDMVIFLLDVFQPKHYDVLMDELYQAGIRVDEIPPDVTIKRRDRGGVEINSTVALDLDEETIKAVLDEYKIHNAHVLIRENITVDQLIDVVLENRSYVRSLIAINKVDLGYPQLIEECRKIYPNSLLISAHKGINIEELKDAIYDCLGFIRVYLKPQGGPADMEEPLIVMSRTNISQICDRLHRDFRRKFRYAQIWGPSAKHPGQRVGLDHVMEDEDILTVIIQK; via the coding sequence ATGAGCAGCATACAGGAGCAAATACAGGAAGTAGAAGACGAAATTCGAAAGACCTCGTACAACAAAGCAACTTCTCACCACATAGGCAGGCTGAAAGCCAAGATGGCCCGCATGCGGGACGAAATTGAGAAGAAAGCCTCCTCAAAGGGTGGAGGAGACGGTTACTCGGTCAAGAAGTCGGGAGACGGTACCGTAACTCTCGTGGGCTTCCCGTCAGTAGGGAAATCCACTCTTCTGAATAAAATTACGGGCGCAAAGTCAGAGGTAGCTGCATACGAATTCACCACCGTTACAGTCGTGCCCGGCGTGCTTGAACACAAAGGCGCAACAATTCAGTTCCTTGACGTACCCGGGCTCGTAAAAGGAGCATCTTCAGGGCGCGGACGTGGGAAAGAAGTAATTTCGGTCATAAGAAACTCCGACATGGTTATCTTTTTGCTCGATGTGTTCCAACCAAAGCACTATGACGTACTTATGGATGAACTTTATCAGGCAGGGATCCGTGTGGATGAGATTCCACCTGACGTTACCATCAAAAGAAGGGACAGAGGGGGAGTCGAGATAAACTCAACCGTCGCTCTTGACCTCGATGAAGAGACCATCAAAGCCGTGCTGGATGAATACAAAATCCACAATGCCCATGTCCTTATAAGGGAGAATATCACTGTGGACCAGCTTATCGATGTCGTCCTGGAAAACCGGAGCTATGTCCGCTCTTTGATCGCGATCAACAAGGTTGACCTTGGATATCCTCAGCTGATAGAAGAATGCCGGAAAATATACCCGAACTCACTTTTGATCTCAGCCCATAAAGGCATTAATATCGAGGAGCTCAAGGACGCTATCTACGACTGTCTGGGCTTTATTCGAGTCTACCTGAAACCACAGGGAGGACCAGCAGATATGGAAGAGCCTCTCATAGTCATGAGCAGGACAAACATAAGCCAAATATGTGACCGTCTGCACCGTGATTTTCGCAGGAAGTTCCGCTATGCCCAGATCTGGGGTCCGTCTGCAAAACACCCCGGGCAGAGAGTAGGACTTGACCATGTCATGGAGGATGAAGATATCCTCACGGTAATCATCCAGAAATAA
- a CDS encoding methyltransferase domain-containing protein yields MTQNTIDSNTRRKRAKGTVQTKTLGPVDDLEPHVRSDWWQTLFNSLYLKTDADLLDDAVVTRKETDLVVSILGLAPEDTILDLCCGQGRHVLELSRRGFSNVEGYDRSQYLIRKARTRAQRENLQVRFREGDARKLPYPSDTFSVVTILGNSFGYFDSTLHDRKVLEEVFRVLKPGGRVFIDAADGDHMKKNFQPRSWEWLDRKYFVCRERALSSDGDRLICREVICRNDKGIIADQFYAERLYNKESLFELLTASGFSSPTFHTTFSPVSTGTQDAGMMEQRILLSATVEKAWPSLVSPLNGESKKPLNVVVVLGDPRKEDQVKPACVFDDDDFETVNRMKKALADIPFMKFTFLDRHETLLEDLKKKAGKTDLVLNLCDEGFYNDPTKELHVPALLEQLNIPYTGAGPQCLAFCYDKSLVRGVAREMRIPVAKGILVTGDSDVSRLSFSFPLLVKPNSGDSSYGITQKSIVHSREEILKIMKETREIIGSDKPFLLEEFLPGKDISVGILGNPPACTVLPITEEDYSEVPEELPKICGYEAKWLPDSPYWNIKSVPAGLNEKTEKEIVRCCLALFTRLGCRDYARFDWRLDAEGRPKLLEVNPNPGWCWDGHLAKMAAYTNISYSGMLAAILEAAKKRYGIGNCVKVELHKKIPGQAPRKSPAECAAEFEEEVEAKGSIESENDRKRNVFSNNSETIQVL; encoded by the coding sequence ATGACCCAGAATACTATCGATTCAAATACAAGGCGCAAACGCGCTAAAGGTACCGTACAGACGAAAACCCTTGGGCCTGTTGATGATCTTGAACCTCACGTCCGGTCCGATTGGTGGCAAACTCTTTTTAACTCCCTTTATCTCAAGACCGATGCCGATCTTCTGGATGATGCGGTAGTTACAAGGAAAGAAACGGATCTTGTTGTCTCCATCCTCGGACTCGCTCCTGAAGACACGATTCTTGACCTTTGTTGTGGACAGGGCAGGCATGTCCTGGAACTATCAAGAAGGGGATTTTCAAATGTTGAAGGCTATGACAGATCCCAGTACCTCATCCGAAAAGCAAGAACAAGGGCTCAGAGGGAAAACCTGCAAGTCAGGTTCAGGGAAGGGGACGCAAGAAAACTACCTTACCCATCTGATACTTTCTCTGTGGTTACCATTCTTGGAAATAGCTTCGGGTACTTTGATTCTACTCTGCATGACCGAAAAGTGCTCGAGGAGGTTTTCAGGGTACTGAAGCCAGGGGGAAGGGTCTTTATTGATGCTGCAGATGGGGACCACATGAAAAAAAATTTCCAGCCAAGGTCCTGGGAATGGTTGGACAGGAAGTACTTTGTATGCAGGGAAAGAGCCCTTTCTTCTGATGGTGACCGTCTTATTTGCAGGGAGGTTATATGCCGCAATGACAAAGGAATAATTGCGGACCAGTTTTACGCTGAGAGGCTGTATAATAAGGAAAGCCTTTTTGAGCTGCTTACAGCATCGGGTTTTAGCAGCCCGACTTTTCACACAACCTTCAGCCCCGTATCAACAGGTACCCAGGATGCTGGAATGATGGAACAGAGAATCTTACTGTCAGCAACAGTTGAAAAAGCCTGGCCATCGTTAGTTTCTCCTCTTAATGGTGAAAGTAAAAAACCCCTCAATGTTGTCGTGGTGCTCGGAGACCCGAGAAAGGAAGACCAGGTCAAGCCTGCCTGTGTATTTGATGATGATGATTTCGAAACCGTTAACAGGATGAAAAAGGCACTTGCCGATATTCCTTTCATGAAATTTACTTTCCTGGACAGGCACGAAACCCTTTTAGAGGACCTTAAAAAGAAGGCAGGAAAAACTGACCTTGTACTCAACCTCTGCGATGAAGGCTTTTACAATGACCCTACAAAAGAGCTTCACGTTCCTGCCCTGCTTGAGCAGTTAAATATTCCTTACACAGGCGCGGGTCCTCAATGCCTTGCCTTCTGCTATGATAAGTCGCTTGTAAGGGGGGTCGCCCGTGAGATGCGGATTCCTGTGGCAAAAGGAATTCTCGTTACCGGAGATTCTGACGTTTCAAGGCTTTCCTTCTCTTTTCCCCTGCTCGTAAAACCAAATTCCGGGGACTCAAGTTATGGGATCACTCAGAAAAGCATAGTTCACAGCAGGGAAGAAATATTAAAAATAATGAAGGAGACGCGGGAAATAATAGGTTCAGATAAGCCTTTCCTGTTGGAGGAATTCCTTCCGGGAAAAGACATCAGTGTTGGTATCCTCGGAAACCCGCCTGCGTGCACCGTACTGCCTATCACGGAAGAAGACTACTCCGAAGTTCCGGAAGAACTTCCAAAAATCTGCGGGTATGAAGCTAAATGGCTTCCCGATTCTCCCTACTGGAATATCAAATCTGTGCCTGCGGGACTTAATGAAAAAACAGAAAAAGAAATCGTGCGGTGTTGCCTTGCTCTCTTTACAAGGTTGGGCTGCCGTGACTATGCTCGCTTTGACTGGAGACTTGACGCCGAAGGCAGGCCAAAATTGCTTGAAGTAAATCCGAACCCTGGCTGGTGCTGGGACGGACACCTTGCAAAAATGGCAGCTTATACCAACATCTCTTACTCCGGTATGCTGGCAGCAATTCTTGAGGCTGCAAAGAAAAGGTATGGGATCGGAAATTGTGTAAAGGTCGAGCTGCATAAGAAAATCCCTGGACAAGCCCCCAGGAAAAGCCCGGCTGAATGTGCTGCGGAATTCGAGGAGGAAGTCGAAGCGAAAGGCTCTATCGAATCAGAGAACGACAGAAAGAGAAATGTTTTCTCCAACAATTCTGAAACAATACAGGTTCTTTAA
- a CDS encoding anion transporter: MASDSLISSFVSSPDLSVLVLLGVLVLTALRQVGSFRLQIWQVMTLGALSVLLLGEISPQEALRAINLDVLLFLFGAFCVGEALNRSGYLAWLGSRIVSRAKNTDQLVLLVIFSTGLLSAVLMNDTLAIMGTPLVLRFSRKYGVSPKLMLFALAFGITTGSVMSPIGNPQNLLIAIDGNLDSPFVTFLSSLALPTLINLALAYVVLRLFFSREFRKKALVHSEEVISDPELAEISKKALFLLLALITCKVLLVEFLPAWDFSLSLIALLSASPILLSKRRTEVVKNIDWSTLVFFVSMFVLMESVWISGTCQELLSRMSPHLGSVPVILALSIGLSQFISNVPFVALYLPAMGTGVSQGQLMALAAGSTIAGNLLILGAASNVIILQNAEKEGETFSFMEFARIGVLISFLDALIYFIFLSPF; this comes from the coding sequence ATGGCATCAGATTCTTTGATATCTTCTTTTGTGTCTTCGCCCGACCTTTCGGTACTCGTCCTCCTTGGAGTCCTTGTGTTGACCGCTCTGAGGCAGGTCGGGTCTTTTAGGCTGCAGATCTGGCAGGTTATGACCCTTGGGGCTCTCTCGGTGCTGCTGCTCGGGGAAATCTCACCTCAGGAGGCTCTCCGGGCAATTAACCTGGATGTGCTCCTCTTCCTTTTCGGGGCTTTTTGTGTGGGGGAGGCGCTTAACAGGAGCGGATACCTTGCCTGGCTTGGGAGCCGGATAGTTTCAAGGGCAAAAAATACGGATCAGTTGGTCTTGCTCGTGATATTTTCTACAGGGCTGCTTTCTGCAGTCCTTATGAATGACACCCTTGCTATTATGGGCACTCCGCTTGTTCTGCGTTTTTCCCGGAAATACGGGGTCTCTCCCAAACTCATGCTCTTTGCCCTGGCTTTCGGAATTACCACAGGCAGCGTCATGAGCCCCATTGGAAATCCTCAGAACCTCCTGATCGCAATTGACGGAAATCTGGACTCCCCGTTTGTGACATTTTTGAGCTCGCTTGCTCTGCCGACTCTTATAAACCTTGCACTCGCTTACGTAGTACTCAGGCTCTTTTTCAGCCGGGAATTCAGAAAAAAAGCTCTGGTCCATTCTGAAGAAGTTATTTCCGACCCTGAACTTGCAGAAATCTCAAAGAAGGCTCTTTTCCTCCTCCTGGCTCTTATCACCTGTAAGGTCCTTCTTGTGGAGTTCCTGCCTGCCTGGGATTTCAGCTTGAGCTTGATTGCCCTGCTCTCAGCTTCTCCCATACTGCTCAGTAAAAGGCGAACCGAAGTTGTGAAGAATATTGACTGGTCAACTCTGGTTTTCTTTGTTTCAATGTTCGTGCTTATGGAAAGTGTCTGGATCTCCGGAACCTGCCAGGAACTTCTCAGCAGAATGTCTCCGCATTTAGGCTCGGTTCCTGTGATCCTGGCTCTCAGCATAGGACTCAGCCAATTTATTTCTAATGTTCCCTTTGTTGCGCTCTATCTCCCTGCAATGGGAACCGGGGTTTCTCAGGGGCAGCTGATGGCGCTTGCTGCTGGTAGTACAATTGCGGGGAATCTTTTAATCCTGGGGGCCGCAAGCAATGTTATTATTCTCCAGAATGCTGAAAAAGAAGGTGAAACATTCTCTTTTATGGAATTTGCCCGAATTGGGGTCTTAATTTCCTTTTTAGATGCTCTTATCTACTTTATCTTTCTTTCACCCTTCTAA
- a CDS encoding acylphosphatase — MEKRAEIKVYGRVQKAGFRDFIDEIAFNLNINGYVKNLDDGAVQVVCEGDKDAISELLKKIDITQYPIRVENIDVVYKKPTGEYTTFELIRDEDLTTATYERMDVAARYIREINSNLGQKMDSIGGKIDVLGGKMDSLGGKMDSLGGKINFLGGKIDVLGNKIDQARVEITSEIRLSRDNFRFHLDERISTIERELSLIKAKVIP, encoded by the coding sequence ATGGAGAAACGTGCCGAGATCAAAGTATATGGTCGAGTCCAAAAAGCAGGTTTCAGAGATTTCATTGATGAGATTGCTTTTAATCTGAATATCAACGGATACGTTAAAAATCTTGATGACGGGGCAGTACAGGTTGTTTGTGAGGGAGACAAAGACGCCATTAGCGAATTGCTCAAAAAAATTGACATCACTCAATATCCAATCCGTGTAGAAAATATTGACGTAGTATACAAAAAGCCAACAGGTGAGTATACAACATTTGAGCTTATCAGAGACGAGGATCTGACCACAGCAACTTATGAAAGAATGGATGTGGCTGCGAGATATATTCGAGAAATTAATTCAAACCTCGGCCAGAAAATGGACTCAATTGGCGGGAAAATTGATGTTCTCGGTGGGAAAATGGACTCTCTCGGTGGAAAAATGGATTCTCTCGGTGGAAAAATTAATTTTCTCGGCGGGAAAATTGATGTGCTGGGCAATAAAATAGATCAGGCTCGAGTGGAAATAACATCAGAAATCCGCTTAAGCCGGGATAATTTCAGGTTTCATCTTGATGAAAGGATTTCAACCATAGAACGTGAGTTATCTCTTATTAAAGCAAAAGTCATCCCCTGA